Genomic segment of Ictalurus furcatus strain D&B chromosome 9, Billie_1.0, whole genome shotgun sequence:
GTGAACCGTGGAGTCCCAGGAGGCCTCGGCTTTCACCTGCAGCGAAACATAACCGGTCGGGGTTAGCTCTGGTGAGATCAAGTGAAGAGTGTCAGTCATACGGTAACATCCTGAAATGTTGGTACTGAGAGTGTTAGATCAGTGTCAGAGAgtcctctgattggctgttaaATTGAGaaggctaaaaataaataaataaataaacaaataaataaataaataattttcaaaaACTCCTATCAGTAACTCAccgttaatattattattattattattctaaaaccATTACGGTTGGTAACAGAGCCTTAAATGCAGACCCCTCACCTCTCCATCGTAGTGCTTGACGATCTGCAGATCAAAGAAGTCGTCCTCGTCCTCTCCGCTCAACATGGCGTCCCAGCCGCCGGCTTCCGGGCTCTCCAGGTTTTCTTGGGAGCTAAAATCCTCAGCTGAAGCGGAGACAAAAAgtaaatggaaagaaagaaaaaaaaaaaaaaatatatatatatatatatatatatatacacacacattatatatatatatatatatatatatatatatatatatatatatatagatagatagatagatagatagatagatagatagaggttATAAGGGGTTTTTAAACAGCGACCAAAACTGGAGTTCTGGCATTCCTAATGCGTTCGAGTTAACATACCACTCAGGTCAAGGAAGAGGACTGGAATGTGAGTTTCCATCCCAGGCACCGGTACCCTGccaagacaaaaatatcatcgACATGGCAGTATccacaacatcaacaacaacaaaaaaaaaaatcattttaaaccatGACAAATTACTTAACCTTTTGAACCCCCGCCAAAATGAAGTGTTAATGGTGTAGAAATGGTCTAtgaatttacatattttttgctTGTCATGTTCTGAGAGTTATTTGTACCACTTCATCAGCAAATAGACTGCAGGATAGATAACAGGACGCATTaagtgtcattattattatcgttattattcataataacgataataataataaagacggAACacgttaaatattaaaaactctAAACTGAAGCCTCACCATTCTGCAGGAGCTCCCGGGATGCCGCTACCAGCAGAGGGCACCATCACCGCATTCCTCTCCTCGGTGAGAGTCAGACGGCACTCGAGCAGCTGAGCCTCGCGCTCCACGTCGTCTTCAGACTTATCTGATCACACGCAGGAGTCACATTTAATCATCAGATTAACGTCGGATGTGCAGATTAATAACAATCTGACAATCTTACAGTACTTTCCTCAATACTGCCGATTTATCAACACAAATCCGTCCGAGTCGTATCCAGAGTTTCTTCGTTTTTATTTGATTGGTTTATCGAATGGTTTATCCCTAAAAAGTCAGGACCCGCTCTGCCTGGCTCAGATTCTTCGCGACATcttgattttttaatttttttattttatatttgactcTGAACTGAAGCAGATCATGAGAGCGCAGCAGCAGGGATAAACTCTACCTGTTTTGCTGACCAGACTCTGGAGATGCTCGTCCAGGTATTGCTGTCTCTTAGTGAGAGCGGCCAGCCACTGGCGTCTCAGCCTCTCCAGGTCTCGCTCCTGTGATCGAACAGTTAATTATTAACCTTGCCAGAGGAAGCAGACTCGATAAAAGTTTAATATTGCAAACCGCCGTACCTGATAGCTGTCCATTTCATCCCCTTCCAGCTAAGAAATAAGAAAACGACCCGTTAAAGCCATCGTAAACGACTTGGCAGCCGTTCGGAAGGAAAGACTCTGCTAAATGAGTAAACGGAATTTTCCTTGGAAGTAAATAAGGTTTTGTATTGCACCTGTTGCGAGTCGTTGCCTTTAGCGGGGCGAGCCTGTCTGATCTCCACACACCCGATGGACACGCCCAGAATGATCTCGGCTATCAGTGGCATAGTGCCAGAGTCCTGCACCGAACGCACCTCCACCTGCACCCGCCGAGACTGACCCTGCAACACACATGGTATGGTAACATTATAGTTTTACAGGTTTGGCTTcttttgtataaataataaactgacAAAAACTAGCTAGTTTACCAACATTCAGCTATTAGAAATGGCAAGTGGATATTTGCATAATTCTGCATATTCATCAATCTTGGGCACTTATAAAAATGACGATGTAGACATCTTTCTTGGGCGTTTCAAAAGTTTAAAACGACACGTTTGGGGGTTAACGCTACCTGTCGCAGCTGAAACACGCCCCCTGTGCGAACATCTCCGGCTGACACCGCCTCCACGGCCACGTACTCCCCGTTCTCATTCAGCTCCAGGATCTGCACCCACATCTCCAGCTTTCGCGTCACCTCGCTCCATCTGGGCCGGGGGTGAAAGAAGCGTACGTAACTGATGCACACGCACTTTCTGAAGCGCTCGAGCGGATTAATAAGGATTGTGCTGTGCATTGTGCTGCACTGCAGTGCACGCTGTTGTGTATTGTACTGGTCTGTAttatatgaagaagaaaaaaaaataataataaaaaatggtgGCCCCGAGCCAGAGGAGCTAGAGAATGCCACAAAATATGAATCGCTGGACTGTAAACTTATCCGAGGCTGCTCTTCTGTTCCGTGTGGGCGGTTTGTGTACGGTGTGTTATATCGGAGGAAGTGGTTTTCATTGTGGCTCACCTGTCACGCAGTGTGCGAGTCTTGGCCTGAATAATGCTGAGGTCCCACAGGGCCAGGTTCCTGCCTGGATCAGCTTGCCTGTGGCCAAACACCTCAATAGCCAGCGCTCCCTCCGTTAGATACTCGATGAAATCCTCCGTTACTGCCACGGCCagctcctaacacacacacacacacacacacacacacacacacacacacacaacaggttAGACATATATCCCTAGGCACATTTCCACAGAAGTTCTATAACCTTCTGATGAACTAAAGGGTTCCAGAACTAttcatttggggaaaaaaagttatttgttgttattttgttgattagatttctataacagcagcactgatagtagtgcagctacaaatcacaggtttatattaatgctcctTGTTCTTGCATCTGCAGTCTAGTTTTGATTCATtacgtatttttaaaaaaaagattattgtATTAACTATCATAAATCACACTTTACTGATTAATTGTTAGCTACAAATAGGTTGGTTTcctagttttgtttttaaatggtatGTAAGAGACTATTTGAGCGATGCACGCTTTTCAGTAAAGCAACCTAAACCTGAAAGTACCTACTCTGGTTTTAGGAACTTAAACTCAGCCTGGTTCCTTTTTTCGGAGGGAAAGCGGATAAAGTTTCCTGAAAACGTTCCTCGCTGGAACACACCTTGTGACACCTGCAACTGTTCAACTACTGCTGTCTTACTTTACTTTCTCTTTGTGCTAGCAGCCTTATCAGTATGGTTAATCTTTACACTcaattataatacattttttgatTTGCGCATTCGTTCGCGTTTGTGCTTTTGCAGCGTTTTTTCCTCCCCAGCATCAAGTTTCAACACGACTCCTATCATCATCCTCCCACGAGGGAGCTCCTTTATCAAACCAGACCTGTTGGTGATGTTTTTGATGAGAAAGCACACGGTAACAGATTCGCTGATTGATGTAAACCGATTCTCACCTTACAGCTGTCGAACACCACCATGCAGTGAGGGTCTCCGCTGCAGGGAGACGAGGCAGACGGGTCCACCTCGGGAGCCACGATGATGGGCTCGGCCTGGTCCCAGAACGAGTACTGACAGAAAACGAAGTTGGACAGGTACTGGGGGAGGCCTGTAGCCTGCAGGATCTTAATCTGTTAGAGACACAAGAGCGgagggggcaaaaaaaaacaaaatctcatCGAGCGCAACAAACAGACTAAATACGTAGACGTGTAGAGAATATATAAAGCCAGTCAGGTAAGAGAGTGTCTTCATTGAATACTCAGACATTAAAGAAGCACTCTGGCCaaaaataaactacacacagtTATTAGTTTCTAGTAAAAGTTCTGTGGAAATGTTTTCATAGCCAAATTGAACTGAAATAAAGATGTGGTTTTAACCTGAGAGAGTAATCCATGTACGTACACAAACAGTagaataatcataataaaagtcatcaaaactttGGAAGAATACAAagggaactatgggaattatgttgtgataaaaacaaaaatgtaaaaatctaaataatttcgtattttaacattttcaaagtagacacacccttttttttttttttttttttttaaagaatttccagaaatgtattctcggcattttctcaactgatttcttgaggaatttcctcgagatgctttttaaacggtattaaaggagttcccaccgacgctggacacttatcggctgcttttcggaatatttcgctcagagtcgtctgtttaaaaaaaatattttttttgtaaagaaatttttagttttctaatgaaagaaatgaaaatgttggtCAAGAATATGTTCAGTCAAGTGTCTGCAAACTTTTAACCGGTAGTGtacatacagatagatagatggattgatagatagatagatggatagatggatatgaAAACTTTCAGGGAATCATTACTAATTATATGACTTAGTCAATTACATTAGAGGGTCTCCGTATGTGTAAAATTTACACAACACAAGCTCAGGAGTGAGCGTAGGACTCGAACACTCTCATTAATAGCACATTGCTCGTGTAAACGTATCTAAATCTGTTCGTATCCTGCTTACTAAATGTCCCCTGATCATCCGAAACACTTTCGGTGTCTGAGATGTGCTGCACTGGTTTTGTACAGGAGCTATGAAGATAATGAATCTCACGTCATGACGTTCCTTTAATGCCTACCATACAGACGAGCTTGCGCTCGAGTGGATCTCCTTCAGGGCTGCTGTCCCCATCTTCCCCTCCAGCCATGCTGTCCTCTACACCTCCAGCAACACGCACGAGCTCGACATGCAGCCGTCCTGCCACctataacaaacacacacacacacacacatccaataGATTAATCaatatcataaataataataataataatagaaataacgATCATGAATGTGAGCATCGGCACTCTGTACCTCTCCTTTCTGGTTAATGATGGGCACGGCGTACTGCAGCTTCACGTCATAAAACAAGCAGGACAGGAAGACGTTAGCCACTCCGATCAGACTGTGATTGACTTGCTCGTCGAAGAAAGGGTCCGCTCTTTTAAAGTATGAACGCATCACCTGCGAGGTATACGAGAGAACACGATGATTAAAATGATGCCATCGTCGCCGAGATtccgatgatgatgacgatgatgttCCTGTCGTAAAGGACGTACGGGATTATCCTCGTCATAGTCCTTCCACTCCTGATAGAGCTCCCTCATGTCCACCAGCCTGTTCTCCATCTTCTCCAGAGCCCAGATCTGCTTGCCTTTACCTTTCCGCCTCACCTGGACGGCAGGTTCGCTCAGCACGGCGTCGCGCTACGAGGACACAAACGGAGGAGATGTAGCACGGCATGGTGTGGTACGGTGAGCGTGTGTGCGTATGCGTTACGAAACGTGTACGGCtttctgtgaaaataaaaagtgagGATGTCGCCGTGGCTGTATCTGGAGCATCCGGGTGACGTATTTGTACACGGAATTCACCGAAAACGACATGGAAACGGTCAGACCCAAAACTGTAAAGATGTCTGAAACCTTGCTAACCAAGTGTGATCCtaggtatataaaaaaaatagcgtgtttttacatttttaacctttaatgtatatataatgtacgtTATTCCATCAATGTCTGAGTGTGCAACCAAAGTTGAGAAGGACATCAGACAACTCCAAGAAGAGTTCTTGCTCTTTCCTGAAGGGAAAATTCCTGACCTTTTACACGAATACAAGAATACACGAATACCTAAAGAGAACATATTTAAAAAccttaccttttaaaaaaaaaaaaaaactttgaaatTGCATACTTTTACAGATTAGAACAAGTACCCTGGATTTATTTCAGGATTTGTTACCTACTTTATCTACAACTAATCTGAATAAAACGATATCTTGGCTCTAACATCGCCTACCCTTATTCCCCGGAAGGAAATCCGTTGGAAGTGAATCATCCGTCACGGCGATGCTTGCTATTGTGAGCATAAGGGATAATACCTGCGCACTCAGCATGGTTGAGGGTGGAGGGGAGTTACCTTCCTGTTGGCGTTGAGGTTAGCAGCAGGAATCTGCAGAGTGACTCTGTACTCGGTTTTCTTGTCCAACTCCTCGGCGATGAAGCTTGCCTCCTGCACCAGCAGGTTGGCTTTTACGATCTGCTCCCGAAGTTTCCGCAAACTCCGTGTCAGCACCGCCTCCCTGCAGCCGTCGGATATTGACCGGGTTGACAAATACATCATCGTGATTCCTTCCTGTCCATTCTCATTCAGCTGTCGGTTAGAACTACGATTCTGGATGCATGCGTCAGTGCTTAACCAAACTCTATAGTCTAGCAGTGAAGAATGACTACTAATGACTCAATTATGACTCAACGTCTGGTTTAGACATCAAAAATAGTGACGCGTCAAGATATAAACTTTTTATAATCGTATTAAGATAGTGATCATCAGTAATCTCTAAAACAACGGGAAAAAAGGTGTGTAACCGAGTCTGAAATATGattctgtatataaaaaaaacaataataaaaaaaaaaaaaaaacacttcggTATACACTTTACCTTTCCTCACTCCACTGGCGCAGACGAGAAGACGACGACGCCCCACCCAGGCTGAGTCTCTCCATGCTGCGGTATTGCTGTTGGGTCTGCGTGCTCTGCCGTTCGGGGGTGAGCCGTCTGCGCAGCTGCTGCAGCTCCTGCTCATACATCAGCCGCTGGCGCTCCAGGGCCGTGCGCTTTTCCTCCTCGTGCTGTCGCTCCAGACTCTGCAGCACAGCCTGCATgggatctgagagagagagagagagagagagagagagagagagagagagagaaaggtaggAGTCATTATGAGAATCTCagagcatctcagaatgtacgAGACGTAAGACAGAACGGGCTACGACGGCAGAAAACCACGTctagttccactcctgtcaggcTACAGTGCACACAGGCTCACCGTAACCAAGCAACAGCTCAACGTTTAAACCCGGAACTTGTATGGATGCACTATATATTATTTCTCATTTTGGACACACCGTTGCTCCCCAGTGCCTTCATCATGACCTCCGTCTGCGCGAACTCATAGCTGAAGCTGACTTCACTGGAAACTTCGCTGGCCGTGTCTCCGTCTACGTCCAGCTGCTCACTGCTGTTGCTGTTCTTCATGTTACCGCCCTCCCCTTCCTCCTCATCGGCCGCAGGACGAGGGCGCCGCTTCGGAAGGTTTATTCTGGAGGGCAAATGACCGTTAAACCATATATCTCAATATATATAACACGCATCGATTCAAACATACTCCGATTCCTTTGCAGTGGTGATGACTGACCTGAAAAAGTGGTTGTTGCCCCACAGTACGCGGTCGCCATGGTGAAGCTGCTGCTGGCTCGTGACTGGAGAGCCGTTCACACACGTCCTGTGTGAACACATCAGCAGGTCAACATCACACCAAATACTTCGTCCGGTTTAGTCCCATTTCAGTCTGTTTGTAGTTAAAAGAACAGGTTTTTCTCTGAAGACTGAAATACCTGGAATTCTTGTACGGGTTGAGGAAAACCGCGCCCTCGGGAGTGATGTTGATGACACAGTGCTCGGCCTGGATGCCCATACCGCACAGCTGGATGTCCTGCGAGTCTGCTGAGCCCACCATCGTGTGTTCCTGCAAACAACAATAACACATCGACTCCAGATAAAATAATTAAGGTTAGGTTTAAGCAACAAAGTACTTTCCTGTACGTTTCCTATATCTATACAGATCAGCCCCACCCATTTTAATACACAATAAGGAAGATATTCCATTGAAGCACATGTAGGCACGGGAAAGTCACCAAACAAACAGTCATAGTTTGCATAGCAGGCTGCACAGCAAGCCATGAGATGAACTGTAAACACACCAGAATGCATTTATCTTCCTTAAGGTCAATGTCATGCCAATGCAATAACGCAGAAAACTTGTCAATGCAGGTTCAAAGACAATCATACAAAAGGTGATCATTTGCCAAGGTTTCACACAGAAATCCAGGGTGTGTGTACCTTTAAGTAGTAAACCAGCAGTTCGTTGAGGGCGGGGTCAGCGTTGAGGTTGACCAGGAAGCATTTATCCTCTCCCACACGGATCCCTGATGACTGCAGAGAGATGCCCAGACTCTCCAGCTGCTTCTGCCTCTCCTGAACAGAGAAATAGTAACTTCATTTTACCCAAGTTGCCATTTTATAATCCGTATGGAACGCAGAGGTATTGGCGAGGCGGAGCGCAGTACACCTTTTACAGGTTACCTGAGCAACCTCCTCGGTCTTCCTCAGTTTCTCCTCCCAGGTGACTGTCATCTCCTGGATCAACTTCTCAGACTCCTGTAGCCTCTCCTTCAGCTCTGGAGCCTTCATGGactgaggaaacacacacacacacacacacacacacacatatatatatatatgaacccGTTTATTTTAGGATTCTGTTTGCATTGTCCTGGGCTTGaaatcattcattaaaaaaaataataataatcaaaataaaaaagtacatagTGCTCCTTTTAAAACGATTGCTCATTGCATACCTCTGCTTGTGTGAGCTGGTCCCGGAGCTTCTCCACCTCCTCCCTCAGCTCTCGGATGATCCTGGCATTAGGATCCTCGTTCACGACGGCATGGTTGACGATGCTCTTGGCGCGGTCGGCGTAGCGCAACGTGGACAGAGTCTCGTCGTAGTTATCGGCGGCCGGACTCACCGTGGCCACCATGGCGGTCCGACTGTTTCCTCCTAAACTGTCCTGGGGTTAGAGGAAAGCGGTTCGATGATACAAAGGACTTTTCCGAAACTTAAAAGTGAaaactcaaaaagaagaaaaaatgaaaaaagaaagaaaataataaataaataaataaataaataaataaatgatacgGCCCTGAGCTTACAGGTACTTAGGATCGTACTTGAGATCAATATCTTTTACACGTAGCACTCTCTGACTCTATAGTATCCAGTTGTGATTATGAGTGATGACTCATAATCGCACTAttcggtgtcacccagaagaggttCCTCTTCCTCGTGTCGTCTCagggtgttttttcccccttgtctCGGTCGCCTCTGGTTTGCTCGTTAGGGTCAAATATAAatctatatccagatttctgcgACAAAAGTGcgctataaataaaactgaattcgATAAACGGTCCTGAAGATCTCAGAAAAGCGCTGATTTAACGAAGGAGTCCCCCGGTAACAATGTTCAATAAACGCCTCCTCACCAAGAACACACACGTCCCCTGTGAACCatcggttactatagaaactgttAATATAGACTGGTCAGAATCCAGAATCGAACACTGCTTTGGTAGAGCTGCATCATATATAATGACTTGCACTTATAAAGAAACTACTCGCACAGACTGGATAAAAATACAGCTGCATATTTTAGCACATAACCCCCCCCACAACCCCCCCCAAAAGAAAACTCTGATATTGCACTTATGAGACTACAAGCTAGAATTGATCTCTTTAGACCTTCCAAAGCTAATATCTCcgagacatttttttaaaaatgtcattctaaaaataaaataaaaaaaaagagaaggaaactGGGAAACATGGTGGAAATTTTTCTTGGTGAGTCAGTTACCTTAAGCAGCCATGTGAGCACGGAATCTCTGTAAGGCACAAACTTGCTCTTGTTCTTTCCTGCACCCTGGTCAGCCAGTGCTGAGATCACCAGCCCCAGTGTGGTTAAAGACCTGCCCAGTGCATCATAAAAAAACATAAGAGAAagtatatatgagagagagagagagagagagagagagagagactacagTATCCCTctatacccacacacacacacaaacacagagaaaagCCGGTTCTATTCAGGATTCATTCACTACCTAAAAATCAACCTCTTCTGACTGGGCTTGCCGTTTTCACGTCTGACGTGCCAGAGACAACAACCACATCACTTACAACTTCACAATAACACTTTTCCTACAAAGCCCCGCAGCTATGAAACAGACCTCCAATTAATATTCAGTTTTAATCTTTAAATCTGTGCTGAAATGCTAATCAGTTCAtcagacattttattaaaaatagcttcttttctttttagtaaaagGTATGATATGGAGGTTCCTGGGAGATATGGAAGGTATGGAGGTTCCGGGGCACAAAGATTTTTGATAAGCTGGGATGTTAATAATCTTACAAGGATACTCTAAAGATCAGCTTGCACCAGGATCTCACCTGGATTCtacagattttttcccccccccaagCATCACTCGTAGTTATTGTAAGCATATACACTgccctgtgctcatcccaggactcatTCGCAATATGTTCATCCTtccaacacactcacacatactgtTCAGTACTTCTGCACCTGTATACTCTGATACTCACTGGACCTAGATCAAAATCCAGATGTTTGTAAAAACGCTGCTTTGTGGCAacgtctattgttaaaagcactaccgacatgtgtttttttgttcaacTGTCTGGAAAATAAATTAGATTTGCTTGAcatttggggggaaaagaaagagaaaaaaaaaaataaaaaattcaacagATTTGTGCTATTTGAATGCTGCAATGTGAAGGTAGCCATATAAGGATTGAAGCGAGTTGCGGAAAGAAGTCGAGTGTATGTACTTATTAATGTTGCTGCCTTCCTTCAGTCTCTCACCAGCCGCACCGGTCTTAGCTGCTCTCTCACTTCCAGCCAAATCCACCAAACTCAGCTTACTCACTTTCTCCCCACTGGTctagaggagggagggagagagagagagcgagagagagagagagagttaaatcAGAATCTTCGCTTTGGGTGTTTTTCCATGCCACATTCAAAAACATGACCAGGGCCAACAGTTCATTTTCCACCAACTGAAGCAGACCGTTATTCCAGAACACACACCATTGTTAAGTTCAAGATGGAATAACTGAATGTAACGTAGAATGTTTCTTTAACACATTTGGCCAAATTGCAAGTTTATTTGATTATAACGATGATTAATAAAAGAGGAACAAGAAGAACTTGACTGTGACGCCTCGATCACAAACAattcttcaaacaggaagggAGATAGCTATTGAATGGAAAAATTATTTCAGGCTTTTGACCTCGACCCTGTTTGGATCGATTCCAAAATCTAAGATCAGTTCGTCTTTTGGTTATAGCGACAATTCCAGATAAATAAATCCTACAAAACACTCAACAAGTCGTTCTTGAGTTATCGCGCTTGTGAGAATCtcggatggacggacggacaaCCCGAAAACATAATGCCTTGGGCGGAAGCACTGACTATAAGGACACTGCAGCTTCACAGCAGTCGCAGTTGTTTCTTAAGAACATAAATGCTTGTGCGGcttgagaaataaaacaaaatttatttgAGATGCGCCAACGTTGTAACAAGAAAATCTTAGCAGGcagagcgggggggggggggggggggcagaatTTTACTACAAAACACATAATGTAGAGCAGGTTTCAACATGGAAAATGTCAGGGTTAATGCTAATTAATACATAGATGCGCCGGTCTTTCACGTCTCACGTCCTTTCCCTTTCGGTGAATTGGCGTTTCCGGCCAGGAACTTCATTCTCATTTGCTCCGATTGCTAATTTGCTCAAAAAGTTTTCAAAAAGTGGTTTTTGCAGCAACAACAAACAAGTCAGAGTATATGGTGATACTCttaaccaatcagaaacaaACCGTGGTGCTACCCCACCCCCAGAGTATCACAGGATCCTGTTGGTGTCGATCTTCCCTAAGACCATATAAATTTAAGCCTTAataacagggggaaaaaaaaaaaaaaggaaaaagcaaaGTAAAGATCCGACAGTTTGTACTGTGTACACTTTGATTTCCTTTCTACACATTTTCCTGTTTGCAGAACGGTGTTGGAACGATCCTGCTGCCCAAACTGGGCCGAAATCTCCAGCTGAGCGTGAACAAAAGCGACCGAGGCCGTGCCAAACGGGACACAAGAGATCATTGTTTCCTCTCTGCCTTATGAAGTACGGACAGACAGACGAGCACAGACTTCACTACAGACACAATCGCTCCCTTTATCATGAGCAGTAAAGTCCTGGAATGAGAGAACAGCGCAGTCAAGATGAATCAGAGAGCCACACCTGCTCTTAAATTCAAACTACGGCCTTTGCATGTAAAATACCATGTAAATAAAGTCCTGCTCTTGCCAAAGCGCTGGGGAGAGAAGCTCAGCGCTCGGGGCACCGCAGTGAGAAAGAATGCAGCAGCTGATTCATAGGTACGCTTCACTCGCTGCTGAATTATTGATTTGGAAGGCAAGCGATCTTTGCCGGGTAGCGAATAAAACGGGCAGCGCAGAGGGACGCGGTGACACGAGCAAGTGGGACTGAGATCAGTCGACACTCGAGTCAGGAAACGGCATGACTTATTCATTGATTTTCCTCCCGATTGGAGGGCCTGCTCTCAAAGCTTCATGTGTGTTCAAGGGCTGAACGACTTCGCCTAAATTCCCTGATGATTAGCCGATTAATAACAGAAATGTTTTGGCaccatacataaatacatattttatgtacaatgttatacatatatatatattttttttctttaaatgttttaaaaaaagaggattGTATTTTGTGCACAAATGCAAGAATCCAGAATTATTTTCACCCGGCGTGTTAGTTTGGGGAAAATCAGTCCTGGTGTAAAAAGGAAACTCCAACATAAAGCTGAAAGGAACAGACAGGGTTAAAGCTCATTTGGATTAACAGCAGTTGATAAAGGGAAAGGCAAACACGGACGGAGCGATGAGGTCATCGGGGCTGGGCCTTACCCCGGACTGCAGGtctcg
This window contains:
- the kif13ba gene encoding kinesin-like protein KIF13B isoform X2; protein product: MGETSLNDSNVKVAVRVRPMNRREKDLNTKCVIEMEGNQTFLYPASGNLGKADSRSQPKTFAYDYCFWSMDESEKEKYAGQDIVFQCLGESLLHNAFQGYNACIFAYGQTGSGKSYTMMGSADQPGLIPRLCSSLFERTLQHQRQEESFTVEVSYMEIYNEKVRDLLDPKGSRQALKVREHKVLGPYVDGLSRLAVASYKDIESLMSEGNKSRTVAATNMNEESSRSHAVFKIILTHTLRDLQSGTSGEKVSKLSLVDLAGSERAAKTGAAGERLKEGSNINKSLTTLGLVISALADQGAGKNKSKFVPYRDSVLTWLLKDSLGGNSRTAMVATVSPAADNYDETLSTLRYADRAKSIVNHAVVNEDPNARIIRELREEVEKLRDQLTQAESMKAPELKERLQESEKLIQEMTVTWEEKLRKTEEVAQERQKQLESLGISLQSSGIRVGEDKCFLVNLNADPALNELLVYYLKEHTMVGSADSQDIQLCGMGIQAEHCVINITPEGAVFLNPYKNSRTCVNGSPVTSQQQLHHGDRVLWGNNHFFRINLPKRRPRPAADEEEGEGGNMKNSNSSEQLDVDGDTASEVSSEVSFSYEFAQTEVMMKALGSNDPMQAVLQSLERQHEEEKRTALERQRLMYEQELQQLRRRLTPERQSTQTQQQYRSMERLSLGGASSSSRLRQWSEEREAVLTRSLRKLREQIVKANLLVQEASFIAEELDKKTEYRVTLQIPAANLNANRKRDAVLSEPAVQVRRKGKGKQIWALEKMENRLVDMRELYQEWKDYDEDNPVMRSYFKRADPFFDEQVNHSLIGVANVFLSCLFYDVKLQYAVPIINQKGEVAGRLHVELVRVAGGVEDSMAGGEDGDSSPEGDPLERKLVCMIKILQATGLPQYLSNFVFCQYSFWDQAEPIIVAPEVDPSASSPCSGDPHCMVVFDSCKELAVAVTEDFIEYLTEGALAIEVFGHRQADPGRNLALWDLSIIQAKTRTLRDRWSEVTRKLEMWVQILELNENGEYVAVEAVSAGDVRTGGVFQLRQGQSRRVQVEVRSVQDSGTMPLIAEIILGVSIGCVEIRQARPAKGNDSQQLEGDEMDSYQERDLERLRRQWLAALTKRQQYLDEHLQSLVSKTDKSEDDVEREAQLLECRLTLTEERNAVMVPSAGSGIPGAPAEWVPVPGMETHIPVLFLDLSAEDFSSQENLESPEAGGWDAMLSGEDEDDFFDLQIVKHYDGEVKAEASWDSTVHECPQLSRGGAPDQRVYLTVRTMVQLSHPAEMQLVLRKRICVNLAGRQGFAQNILKRMSTRSTVPGCGVTFEVVSNIPGDAQSSEDREMLARMAANTENPKSSDNEAAIEKYLRSVLAVENILTLDRLRQEVAVKEHLAGKGKGSRRSLSSPSVHRLSGSRQDLPLNSSLEDNKNRWESQQDIFLTAPQFSRTLPRPTREPTPPPQGQSPPQTQDPEQVKALVPQMPKLLKSLFPAREDKKDLRPSLQSQQHVPRIVMQTSSSPDESRVRVEAVPVIGRSPGSERPSDGPDASASSAQDSQELPLSPISEASSGYFSASISIATLSEVSAASGDLTPSPNTYDTSRRGADECEDAFVPPGLKRDTEPLQNPIPKDLQPSASRNGVPCSDSEAKLVTVLPVVSKATTDCTFSLQRVKPSNLKSFSPILPEMEKGERGRAEGSSDETSRDAEIPRWLRVGESIMLANSKCGTVRYVGHTDFSEGIWVGVELDMPAGKHDGTVGGRQYFRCNPGYGVLVRPDRVSRRDVPRRHSENRRSGEFLQVKASSGLTNQKAENRKSWSN